agagaagcagagagggaggaaaatagaattaccaaaaaatacacagacccaaaacacatttacataaaGGTGTGGAAGTCAGTATGGACtgcagagggagctggaggtgAGTAGCAAATGTGAATCAAATAGCCTACCTGTTGCTACATAATGGATCCAAAGCTATGAAGTGGGAGCTGAGAATGTTTGTAGGCGATCTTGGCTACGGTGCCAGATTATGTTGCAAAACCGGACTGCGCATTTACATTGTCCGGTCAGGACTACCAACCGGACATGTaggctaataaataataattataaaaccTGACTTTCCGGTCTAAAATCGGCATCTGTCAGCCACGGTTTTGTGGAATCAATTATTGAGTCTtccctgtatttttttcctgtgtgcctTAATTGGTACCAGAAAGATTGGTAGGCCTACACATTTATTGTATGAAGAATTAACTAGTTGATTGCTCCTTGGTGTGGGCTAAACACTGTATTGGCTTGTTATGGCATAGCTTCATAGtttttcattggctattgaCGGGATCCATTCGCATTTGAGTTGTTGACTAGTAGCCTACACACTACCCGACTGCGTCCAGATTCCGcttgtaaaaatcaaacatgtttgatataatcGTAGTGGCTCCGACTCACGTCGGGAGGCAAGAGATTAGAGTCTGTTCCTCTCACACACTTGTCGATTAGAGTCTGTACCCCTCATACACTTATAGATTTTCTGTGCCAACTGGCCACGCCGACTGTCCCAAAATCTGCAGACTAGTGCAGACCAGGACAGACTCGGCCCGATTGTGAATCCTGGCTAAAATCGGGGCAATAGTTGTCTAGTGTATCCCCGTGAACTCATCTGTGAACCATACTAGGTTGTGCCAAGCAAGGACTCCAGCGAGTGCCCAACAGCAGGCAGGCTGACAGGGCATTGGTGCATGATGACATCCACCCTGAGCCTCTGTTTATAATGATAAGATAACGGAGGCAGGGCGATGAGTTGATGGGGCCATGGGGGTACACTGTATCTGAGGGTCAAGAACTTTGACAAAGTTTCCTCTGAGGCTcagggtggtggagggggtcAAAGTGTGCCAGCGATGTAATCAACCGGCTGACTGGGGCTGACAGAGCTGGTGTGATAGAGGTGATATGATCATAATGTGATATTTATCTAGATCACTTACAGAATATCATTATCATGTGTGAAAGCcattctgaaaataaatcattccaaacataaacatacaataagctatTAAATAAACCCCATATTAACATGATTTTACAGTATCCTCATAATCTGAATTTATAATAGGTTATTGGTGAATGTGTAGTAATGAACTCAGTTGACACTAACATACTAACGGAAAACATGGGCAACAATCaacatcacaaaacaagtgTTTCATAATAACCATTGACACTGATCTAGTCAAATACTATTGCACTTGTTGCACTCCTTTAGTAAATGGCCTTCAAATTCTACAGACAGTCATACCTGTTAACCTATCGGCTCCATGTAGCTAGGTATGTCAAAAGTAGGGCAGCACTTAAGTCATTGTTTTGTACAATCAGGAGTGACTTCAGCTTCATATCAGCTTCAAACAGGTTTGCAGGCTACCTTTGGTCGGATATTCTTTGTTCATTCAACGTTTTAACCAGCAGAGCAAATACAATACTGTTAAGAACAATGTCAAATAGATCCAGCTCCTTTTATCTTCTGAAAGTACTACCCATATAACATACACCCAAAAGAAGAACACACAATGATAATAGCAactaaataagaataaatacatTGCAACAAATTTGACATGagatattaaaggaaaaattcaccctaaaacaattttaaaatcatGATAATTTTCttgtttgatggtgtatttttcttattcctgcagataactggccaaacgtagatgatgTGACGTAATGTCGGTATTTCCAGTACAGCGACAATGGACTTTGATAGCAGAAACATTCTCAGAtatttaaaacatcaatggtaaatgtcaggttgtcagtccctcagagcaagggcttctttctagactctccattttgcaccaagGTTCAACAATCATGCAGGGAGAATTCCATTATAGAAAAGGCAGAGATACCAACTTCTCCACACACAGTAACCTCAATAGTCCaaaatgcagccacaagacaagtTGTGGCTGCGTGGCGTTGCATGTTTTAAGAGGCGCAGCAGCGATCACAGACACActccaatgttcacaaactagttggctagctctaTGCCTGTatacctttgattgaaagcaatgAGTTCACGCTCCTTCTCTGGGAATTGTCGAAAGTCATTCTAAGTAGGAAATAACTAACTTAAGTAGAATTAGAAAGTAGGTACACctaaaaagtaaatgacaacacttcatcagaaaataactgctggaatgcattgaacatcacagattgatgacatCTAACAGTGTACGAGTATCCGAGGGAGAATTTCCCTTTTGGCACCCATGTACTTCATCCTCAAGACGAGGCTCTCCCACTTCCATCCAACCCTCTGAATTTATGTCCGAAGTTCCCATCAGAACATTTATCAAAATATCACATCATTTATTTGAGCTAAAGATGCTGTCCTAATTTACTACTGAGTTACCATGAGTTTTCTAGGACACAAGCCACTTTTAGTTCACAATGCGACGTTAACTGTATGTACGACTGTTTGTAACCTCTTTCTGTGACTTCTGCATCTGTTCCCGTTAAGAGTACTTCACCCCAGTCACCCCTGCCTCAACTGACTAATCTCTTAAAAATGAACTATACAGCACTAAAGGCAGTGATatacagagcagagcagatttTTCGGGCAACTCTAATGGGCAGCAATGCTGAGTTCTCACACAGATGTGCCTTTTTTCCgggaaacatttcattttaatagGTTTTTGACCCTGTATATCACTTTGTTGCCTGCTGCTAGGAGAGTTGCCCATTGACATTACCcattgaccccccccccccccccccccccccccccccccccccactgcccTTACACTTTCCATACGGTCAACTTGTGGCTGTCACAGAGAAGGGAGGTGGGTCCCCCTCCATCCAGGGAATCCTGACCCACTTTCTGGTGAGAGTTGAATGCAGCTAGGAGGCAACAGCCGCCTCAGTGTATAGGAGGAGGTCAGCAAGTTCACGGAGATCTCCTTCCTTACCAGCGGCAGCTCCGGCCCTTCCCCAACATCACTATCAATAGGAATGACCTAGTTTCAGGCCAAAGTCAATAATCTATAGGCTATTGTGAGACCCCTCAACTGAAACCCTTGTTTTTCAGCATCACAAACATTCGTGCCACCACGTGATATAAACATTGGCTTGATGTCAAGAATTTTAATGCTCAATCAAGGCCACACAGAATGTGCAATGAATCGGGacacgttaaaaaaaaaatacagtaatgaAAGGCTGACCGACAGCAAATAAAGTCATTAAACGCTGAGAATTAATATGTTTTGGCTGCACTGTTCACACTCCTCTGGGACGTCACACTcaactctgtttctctctctggttgaaCTTGTGCGTCGTGTGGGAAGGATTGAGAAAAGTGGAGTACAAGGGGCAAAACATGCTGTCGGTgggtggtggtgatggaggTGGTGGGGTGCTCCTTGCTTTACTTCACCCTAActtatataaatgtataaatattttcattcttagtgggtggggtgggtgggctTTGGGGaggtgagggtggggggtggggggtgggtgggcacTTCACATTCTAGGTCAGTGTTGTTATGCGACCACTTAGGCCCGTGTGACTGTATGAAGGCCTTTACATCCATGCTACGGATCCCATTCTCAGAACCAAACCAgttccctcctcttccaccgTTCCTCTTTGACCCCCGTTCCACCGTTTTCCAGGAGCATGGTGGTCTCTCACTGTACATGAATGTGtgtctccttgtgtgtgtgagcaagggTGTGcttgcatacagtatatgaatgtgcatctttgtgtgtgtgtgtgtttctgcaaatgtgtctgtgtgactgtgtgcgtgtgtgtgtgtgtgtgtgtgtgtgtgtgtgcacatgtgcacgtACAGTGTAACCTCCACCTCAAACCCAATCACCAAACCCACTGACCTGTCAGTCAATTTGGACATCGGCTATAGTTTGAGTCATCAGGTTTGCCTGCCCTGTGTGCTGATGACTCCACTGCTGTCTGAGAAGGtcagctgccccctatctcagTTCATCACTTATCTTTCTGCCTGCTGATATCCCGACTACAAAGCCCCTACTGATTGGAGTAGACCCCCACTGTAAGAAAACTGAGTCGCGCAGTAATCAAGGTGCTATCTGAAAGTCGAGATGATGAGATGCGGCCTAAATGTTCAGTGGGTCAAGAATCAGGATTGTGATATTTGGCAGTTGCATACAGTCAATTCAGGAAGCTTAacttttatttcaaacaaatcaATCAGCAAATCTGGATGGCCAATACACTATACTCTGACATATTGTAAAACACTAGAGATATGAATGTgagcaatttattacatttgagtTGAATTAACTGTGTAGAAGTTTCTTTCTACCTGTGAAGTACATTTCTGCAATATTACTGAAATTTCCTGAAAATCCCACTGTCACAGTCTATAAAGACGTATTTCTTTGTTAATACCAAGAGCAACTAAGCCCTGTCCCGATAGCGGATGGGATATTATAAAGTCTAGGGTGACTAATGGCGATTGCATGGCAGTGACAGCACCTTTGATAagaaatgcccccccccccccccccccaaaaaaaaaaaaaaaaacatgttgtcccTAACACAATATGATAAAACCTTTCCAGTGGCTTATTCTTTGCTAGGCCAAAGATTAAGGTTGCGTAGTTCTATTTGCCCTCAAAGAACATcatgaaaaaacatgttttctcaATAGTATTGCACCCTCTGTGGTGCCAGCTATCTGCCAGTATTAACTTGTGTTCAATATGCCAGTACAGACCAGGACATTGCAAGGTTGAAGTCCTGGGTAAAGCCTTGCTCAACAGCCTGCTGGTCTTGTTTTTGTCATCTGGGGAATAACGGGGACAACACTGGAGTCAGTGGAGGTTTCCATTCCAAAACGCTATTCAGACGTTACGATAACTAATAACTTTAGTAATATTcagtactatgtttttcatgtgtgtATCACTTCTTAAGTATTGTAGGTGCCACACTATTTTCAGCTGGTgaattttgtaatgaaactctttAAATATATAGGTCTAAGTATAAAAAGTACGTATACAATTCttagtcataataataataatgataataataataataatacaaagctGTATAATTTTAAGTCATTTTAGTAATTTCCTTATGCTCAATTGTCACATTTCCAGCCATGACCTAAAGTGtacctggaaacaggaaaaatatttaataatacagtaaGTATCAGTAATGTATAGTAAAATGTagacctacttttgaaacaggcTGTAAATAATAACGATAAGTGAACAGAAATTGCAAATGTGATACAGAAAATGCATCTTATGTTGAGATCATGTAATAATGTCAACCACTATACCTGAAatatgtgtgttaatgtgtgtatgtgtgttggggggaggcatttcagtgtgtgtgagtgtgtagctCAATGTGAgtctgtgctttgtgtgtgtgtgtgtgtgtgtgtgtgtgtgtgtgttataccaGGAGAGGGGGGAAATCCAGAACTCTTGCTCTCTAAAATGAATGCCGGAAAACATCAGTTCAAGGTTGTTCTGATGCCACCTGAGACCCTGTGAGTAAGCGCTTTTACAGGACAACATGGGGCCCCCGCTGCCTCTGCATGTTATTTAAGTCATGCCAACTCTGACtagggtgagggggtggggtgtgtgtgtatgtgtgtgtgtgtgtgtgtgtgtgtgtgtgtgtgtggtatgagtgtgtgtgtgtgtgtgtgtgtgtgtgtgtgtgtgtgtgtaagagaaggaagggagacagaaaggggtgggggggctatCTAGTGATAGTTATCACCGTTGGTAaatctctccatccatttgATACAAAATCAAAGCTGATTGATAAAGTATGCCACAGTGATTTGTCATGGTAGCAAATTTCACAGCTTCCAGTGAAAATACAGCATACACATCAAGACATCAAGTCCAATTTTACACCGCATGCTTTTCATGCTCTTGTAAATAACTCTTGCACTATTGAGGTTGGTCCACTCCCAAAGTGGACTTGTTTGGGAAAATCAAAAAAATCATCGCTCTCCTTTCAGGCATCAAAAGCCTTTTAATTGAGCTACATGTTTTTTGAGCATGAATATTCCTGTTTAGATCTACTTTTAGAACGTTTGGGAAGTACAAAATCAGGAGAGATGCATGGTGGTTGAGGGAAGCCTGccaaaaatcacatttattataaaattataaaattaatataCAAAATTTGAGAATTGCACTGAAAAAATGTCACCCCagtcaccccctcctccccgcacacacacacaccaaaacacaaacaaagcacacacacacacacacacacacacacacacacgcacacacacaacttgcaATCTCTCAAATATTTGCCCACGGTGCAGAAGTGTGGCAGTAGTATTTGCTTTGCCAAAGTTTCGGTTCCTCCAATCGCGGGTCGCTCTGAAACATGGTTCAAGCGAACCGCATCACCTTCACTGAggcctgtgtgtttatttataaagcaggGGGGGGCAAGGGCACTTCCTCGGTCTATCTGGGGTCATGCGATCCTCTCAATGTGGATCCATAAATGAATGGTGGGCTCGACGGCCACACCATGCAGGACCGATCCCTGATTGGTTCGATGCACGGCAGGAATAAACACTCTCAGGGTATATATATTGTGGCAAGGTGTGACACTTCCAAGAAACAAGAAACCTCTGAAAAGGATAATAATAGACGCtcgcaacaaaacaaacagtgcTGAGCAGCTGCTGTCAACGATTATCCGCAGTGCTTTTTCACAGATTTGAGAATGAGGGCGCAGATCCAAAAAGTTCCTCAGATAGTGGAGCTGCTGAAAAAGAAGTCTGTAGGCTTGCAGCACTTCAAGCCAACATCCTCAGTGTGCGTCCTGGAGGAGAAGGATGCTGTGGAGGCTGCGCCGTGCCCTCACGCTGCCAGAGCGCACAGCCTGGACGCCATCCCTGGACCCACCAACTGGCCCCTGGTCGGCAGTCTGATTGAACTGCTCCGGAAAGGAGGTCTGACGAGACAACACGAGGCACTGGTACAGTAAAAAAGATTAGATACATTAAAATGTTTCCTTGGGGAATAGTATTTCTTCTGGCAGtaatcacaaacaaaaaaagtatttgCGCATGGTTTAGACGTTTTAAGGTAATCTATTTTCCTCTGAATACTTAATATTTTTATACTCTTTCAGGTTGATTATCATAAGAAATTCGGCAAAATCTTCCGAATGAAACTTGGCTCTTTTGAATCGGTCCACATTGGCGCACCTTGCTTGCTGGAGGCGCTGTACAGAAAGGAGGGAAGTTACCCCCAGAGACTGGAGATCAAACCCTGGAAAGCATACAGAGACCTGAGGGACGAGGCGTACGGACTTCTCATTCTGTAAGTACTAGTTTCTCATGTAGCTAGGCTACTGCTATCGAAAATGTTCATAGCATTATCCAGCCTGCAAGTGGAGGAGCTGAAATATTTTACAATATTAACGCGGACTGAAGGGGAAGAAAACCAATTTTTTTTTGATTGGCAGGGAAGGGAAAGACTGGCAGAGGGTGAGGAGCGCGTTTCAGCAGAAGCTCATGAAACCGACAGAGGTGGTGAAACTTGACGGCAAAATAAATGAGGTAGGTATCTGATACCTGAAAGATAATCTGAGTTAGTTTACTACCCTGCCGTTTCGGTCAAAGACTTAACATTTTTTGTTTCCAAAAATAGGTGTTGACAGATTTCGTTGCCAGAATTGGAAAAATGAACGTCGGTGGAAAGATTGAAGACTTGTACTTCGAACTGAATAAATGGTCGTTTGAGAGTAAGTTTACCaactgatattttattgatcgtTTTATTGTCTGCAACATATCTTTTGACTTGGGTTTTATataattatctatctatctatctatctattttatATACATCTTATTCCATCGTATTAATTTTCTCAATTTTATTAGGTTATGTATGGATACTAATATATATGTATCTAAAAAATACTGAATCGAAAATGAATCACTGCATACTCTATTCAAATGATATACTGAATTGAAAATGTATCACTCCATACTCTATTCAAATTAAATGTCTTATTTATAAAGAAACATAGTCAAGCTAAAACTGTGTGGACAAGTAGCTCAGGCACTGAATCTTGCCTTTGCTCTCCTTTATCTTCCTTCAGCCATTTGCTTAGTTCTCTACGACAAGAGATTTGGACTGCTGCAAGAGAATGTCAACGAGGAAGCAATGAACTTTATCACAGCTGTAAAAACAGTGAGTATGCCTGTTACTCCGCACTGCAAATAACCCCACTATCACCGCAGAGTGAGCGGCAGAGGGGGGCCATCTGACTTGAGATGATCTCCCTGACACTGAGGCAGATTGCAGGCCGACTTTCTCTCTAAGCCTATAGAAACAGCGTAGTTCAACAGGTTCACCTCAGCAGAGGTCAGCTGAACTACAGTCAGTGATGCAGCAATCCTTGTATCTGACGCTCTCTCAGTACGGGGGATTTACAGGGACAAACCAATATCATCCACGGTCAGGAGATTATAGAGGTGTATCCGCTCACAAAGGCCTCGCAGTGTAAGACCTTGGATAGCAGTGGATCAGAGATTTTCAGCGAGGGTAATGATGATTAGATTTTACGCCTgacccctccctcactctctctctctctctctctctctctctctctccctctctctctctctctagatgaTGAGCACATTTGGCATGATGATGGTCACACCAGTGGAGCTCCACAAGAGCCTCAACACCAAAACTTGGCAGGATCACACCGCAGCATGGGACCGCATTTTCAGCACAGGTACAAATACAACCCCCCTCATTTCCCTCACTGATGGTAATCCATCCTCCCCTCCattactcccacacacacaccccaaaaaaTACACTTGCCCTATAGTAGTAGCTTTTTATTAGTGCTTCGCAGTCATTTACAGACTGAAATTACACAccaatttacatacatatagtatatcaaaacagcagggagataaaaatacattttcaataattGCGAAAGTAGTAGTATATACAatctacaatgaaatgtaaacaggGTAGTCAGGCCAGATCTAGTGCAAATCCTATGAAGAAGGGATTCTGGAATGCTGTAGTAATATCAGTAGTCTGGGGGAAAAGAAGGGGAAAGTGAGAAGAGTGAAAACTATGATGTATGGTTGTTGATGAGTCTTGTGAGGTAGGGGATTGGAGAATTGTAGTAACGTCTAGATGGGGGGAACCAGTCAAAGGAGTGGGAGGATTGCAGTGAAAGAGCAAATTTCAGGCAGAtctgctccctcctcttctcaagAAGGGGGATGCCTAGGATGCTTGCTGGTAGCTGATGTAAGATGCTCCCAGGATAATGCGGCATGCCCTCTTTTGCACACGCTCCAACTGGGTGGACAAGGCTTGGGTGAGACCAGGATGCCAagcatactatactatactatactacgcCTCCTCCCCACTTCCCTTAAGCAAGTGCGTGCGCCACTCCTCCGTGACGTGTGACCCACAAACCGCTTTGAGCTCATTTCCAGTCAGATGatagagagcgagggagagagagagagagagagagagagagagagagagagagatttgaactGGGTGCCTCAGCTTTTCATGTACTTGGCACTCTGGGCAAATGGCAGCCAGAGTTGTAGTAAACTGCATGACCTAAGGGGGAGAACGCTGCCAAATATTTGTAGTAGCGGGAGGAGGGAGCGAACGATGGGGGGAGGAAGAATACGAGTGTCGGCCGAGGGCTTCGCTACCAAGGGTTTGTTGTGCTGTTTACTTGGCAGTGGCTTTCATCACCCACTACCCCCTACCCcccaaaactctctctctttctccctctctccctaacacacacacacacacacactcgcacacattcacaaaagcacacacacaagcacacacaaacacacactttcccccCCATATAAACACAGGGTGCACATGGTGTTCTAGTGGCCAAGTACACAAGATAAAAGAGGTTGAGGGCTTTAACAAGTACCAAtaggcagtgtgtgtgaatgaggtcATTTTATAATTTGTTTACTGAGAGTACTTTGAGTACCAGCGGACAAATAGTCAGTGAGTTAGTTAGTTTAGTGCATCTTAAATTATGCTTAAGCTTGTGACTCACATCAACGATCAGGAATCAAACAAGTGGCAATAAATCACATGTGCACAGAGGCGAGTTACAGTGATAGCACCAACTTAGGATTGGGATCAAACAAGGACAAAGCATTAAAACTAGTACACTGATAAAATCTTTTGtctcaaaataaaacaaggaacATCAAAAGTCCACATGCTAACTAGCCACACTTAAAACTCACCGAACTCACTGAATATGAGCCCCATTTTAGAGCGTTTTTAAAGGAAATCAATGTATGTGACGGAAACCCACACTGTTTTGGACTTTTCACATAAGTTGTATATTTACACGGCATACAACAGCTTACAATCTGCTTTGTGTTTCCTCAGCCAAAGTCTACATAGACAAGAAGCTGAAGAGGAACGCCACTGGAGCTCCTGATGACTTAATCGGCGACATCTACCGCCACAGTTGCCTTTCTAAGAAGGAGCTGTACGCAGCCATCACAGAGCTACAGATAGGCGGCGTAGAGACGGTGAGCAATGACATTAATAGATACCTATTTCATTTAGACCTACTTCTGCTTACTCCAGCTCTTTGTTTATTCACTCCTTACACTCTCAAAGAAGTACCAGATTATTTGTATGTAGCCACTATATAGTTATTTTAAGATAATTTAACCTTTAAACATTTAACCTTTCGCCTATATTCCTTcgagaaggggggaaaaaacaacccTCTCTAAACTCTaggaaggaaaacaaacaggtgCCGCAGTTACAGTGCTTCAAAAGcggaaaatgaatgtggtgtGGATGTAACTGAGGAGCCTTTGAGGAACCCCAGAACATTCCTCAGCTCCTTTTAGGACCCCACACTGGAATGCACTTAGAGAAACTGCCTCGCTAAATGACATCTCCCTCTATtgccttccctctcccccttcttccctcttctttctttctttctctctctctctctctctctctctctcactctctgtccttcctctcttcttcccatctTTTCCACCTCTCTCGCTATGTTTACGTTTTCTAGACTGCCAACAGTATGCTGTGGGCTATTTTCAACTTGTCACGTAACCCTGGCGCCCAGAggaagctgctggaggagatTAGAGAGGTGGTGCCTCCCGGTCAGGACCCATGCGGAGAGCACATCAAGAGCATGCCCTACCTCAAGGCCTGCCTCAAGGAATCCAtgaggtacagtacagtagggcCGACCACTCTGTCCACATAGGGTGAAAAACAGCCGCAGGAAACTCTTGGCTGGCTACTACAGTTACACTGGAAAATTATTAGTAGGCAATAAAACGAGGGCTGTCACGCATAGCTCAGTGCGGTGTCTCTAGATGTAGAACTATACAGCTCTAGTCATACTGAAAATGACTGTGTAGCTATATCCAAGAAATCACGCCATCTACATAACAGTTTGATTTGTCCAAAAAGTCAGCAGTCTGAAGTCAGGGGCATGGGCTGCATCATGAAATTACCCAGTACCACGGTGATTAAGAAGCAAAACTCACACACATGACTGACTCAAAAACAAGCTTCAACAACGCCAGTGGTCCCAGCTTAAAATCTGCAGTATGGTCACGTTCAAATCACTTCCCCTCCCTTATATAATCCACTGTCCCCCTTTTTCTTCTCGTGCAGTCACAAGTGCTTTAACATGTTATCTAAGGCTAATGCCATAACTCACCCAGGGAATGTTTATAACCTCTGACAGGAGATTATATCTCACCTCCACTTGCTTTGTGAAAAACATTGGAGTATGTTTAGCTGACGCTAAACAGCTTAGACATGTGTGTCTTACTTTTGCTTCTATGAGACCATATTcccaagcattttttttttttcaaattcttgCAGGTTATCGCCATCAGTTCCATTCACGAGTCGAACCCTGGACAAAGACACTGTGTTGGGAGATTATGCCATTCCCAAAGGAGTAAGTGGCTTAGTTCTCGTTCGCACCACACACCTGACATGAGCAGATTACATTCTCATATCAATTTACATTTGACTGATGTCTGAATGAAGCATGTTTGAAAAACCCACTCAAGTACTGTACAAAGTGTGAATGGAGCAACTCTAATAGCATCTACAATGCAGCTAACTGCATGAAAAGGATCAGATTTACAGTAACTAGGTCCGTATTGGACTTTAAATTTATAGGCTACTGTACTataatttgatttcatttctcTTTAGCAAGTAGGGGGATTCTTCTCAGCATGCTTGTGAAATGTGAATACTGTTGATAAAACTCTGCTGTACTGTGTGAAAGAAAAACTAATGGTTTAATTTTTATTTCCCTCTATTTACAGACAGTCTTAATGATTAACAGCCATGCACTGGGCTCCAATGAGGAGTACTTTGACGATGGGAAGCAGTTCAAACCTGAGCGCTGGCTACGGGAGAATAGCACCATCAACCCCTTTGCCTACGTTCCTTTTGGCATCGGAAAGAGGATGTGCATCGGCCGGCGGCTGGCAGAGCTACAGCTGCAGTTGGCCATGTGCTGGGTAAGACTAACTCCCCGAGGTcatcatttctttttaatttataGAATATGAGACTACCAATAACATCAAACCAATGTGTAAAAGTGATTAGTTCAAATTGGGATTGTTAGATATCAATTATGGATCTATAATGACCCTATAAGACTCATAAAATCAGCGACAATTCTAGCTCCCAACTGTCTACTCTTTTTTGATTTTTGCCCTATCAAGTGACACTATAAGTGGCTAATCTAACAGATTTCactttctgcctgtctttctgacAGCTGGTCAGAGACTATGAGATTGTGGCGACAGATAACGAGCCACTCGACGTGATCCATTCCGGGCTTTTGGTTCCCAACAGGGAACTGCCTGTCGCCTTCATCAGGAGATGAGGTAAGAGGAAAACTTGGATCTGAACAGACTCCTATGTGTCCTATTGATTTGATCTTTGTTGGGCTAAGTCATTGAGATATTCCTCTCTTGAGAGATGTGTTTATACTTACCAAGTGTCTTCCAATAGGCTCTAGCATCGCTGACTATGTCTCATTCACTCACATGGTATCTAAAATGTGGCATTCACACTAATTCATTATttcttctttcccctccctgccCAGGCTCCATATTCAACTCTTCTGGACATAGTGACAGAAAGATGATACCTCTGTTGCCATGGCCCTGATGGTCCAGTGACTCCCTATATTGCTGCTCTGtacatagaaaaaaaagatatagaAATGAATATGCATGTAATCATGCCAGAAATACCTCAaccttatatatatatgtataactATTTAAACTATTACTTATAACAGTTAGTTGCTGACCAAAATACCAGTTATGTACAAATTAAATGTGGCAGC
This DNA window, taken from Centroberyx gerrardi isolate f3 chromosome 5, fCenGer3.hap1.cur.20231027, whole genome shotgun sequence, encodes the following:
- the cyp24a1 gene encoding 1,25-dihydroxyvitamin D(3) 24-hydroxylase, mitochondrial; this encodes MRAQIQKVPQIVELLKKKSVGLQHFKPTSSVCVLEEKDAVEAAPCPHAARAHSLDAIPGPTNWPLVGSLIELLRKGGLTRQHEALVDYHKKFGKIFRMKLGSFESVHIGAPCLLEALYRKEGSYPQRLEIKPWKAYRDLRDEAYGLLILEGKDWQRVRSAFQQKLMKPTEVVKLDGKINEVLTDFVARIGKMNVGGKIEDLYFELNKWSFETICLVLYDKRFGLLQENVNEEAMNFITAVKTMMSTFGMMMVTPVELHKSLNTKTWQDHTAAWDRIFSTAKVYIDKKLKRNATGAPDDLIGDIYRHSCLSKKELYAAITELQIGGVETTANSMLWAIFNLSRNPGAQRKLLEEIREVVPPGQDPCGEHIKSMPYLKACLKESMRLSPSVPFTSRTLDKDTVLGDYAIPKGTVLMINSHALGSNEEYFDDGKQFKPERWLRENSTINPFAYVPFGIGKRMCIGRRLAELQLQLAMCWLVRDYEIVATDNEPLDVIHSGLLVPNRELPVAFIRR